Proteins encoded within one genomic window of Terriglobus sp. TAA 43:
- a CDS encoding DUF6526 family protein: MSAPQNFQNHGRFDPKFHFFTIPLALFCFIASIFHVWKQPTPPNILLVPVTFVLFMVAGIARGYALQVQDRVIRLEESLRMERLGMSSAGLTIRQFVALRFASDAELPALTERARAEKLSGKQIKQAIVNWRADYERV, translated from the coding sequence ATGTCAGCACCGCAGAACTTCCAGAACCACGGACGCTTTGATCCGAAGTTCCACTTCTTCACAATTCCGTTGGCCCTGTTTTGCTTCATAGCTTCGATCTTTCATGTGTGGAAGCAGCCCACTCCGCCAAACATTTTGCTAGTGCCCGTTACATTCGTGCTTTTCATGGTGGCCGGCATTGCACGCGGGTACGCGCTGCAGGTCCAGGATCGCGTGATCCGATTGGAAGAATCGCTGCGCATGGAGCGGCTGGGCATGTCGTCTGCTGGATTAACCATTCGCCAGTTTGTGGCACTGCGTTTCGCATCCGATGCGGAATTGCCTGCGCTGACGGAACGTGCACGTGCCGAAAAACTTTCGGGCAAGCAGATCAAACAGGCGATTGTGAACTGGCGCGCGGATTACGAGCGCGTTTAA
- a CDS encoding lipocalin family protein, with protein sequence MTQLPLKTVDHVDLNRYLGKWYEIARLPNRFEKKCQRDVIAEYSKDGKKILVHNCCIQQDGSPKVAEGRAKVADSVTNAKLKVTFFWPFYGNYWIIGLDPEYRWAIVGEPTRKYMWILSRTPHVADADRTHILNLVQQAGYDPGQLIYPQQTGTR encoded by the coding sequence ATGACTCAACTGCCGCTGAAGACCGTCGATCATGTTGATCTCAATCGCTATCTCGGCAAGTGGTATGAGATTGCGCGTCTGCCGAATCGCTTTGAAAAGAAATGCCAGCGTGATGTCATTGCTGAATACTCCAAAGATGGCAAGAAAATTCTCGTGCACAATTGCTGCATTCAGCAGGATGGCTCGCCAAAGGTCGCTGAAGGCAGGGCAAAAGTGGCTGATTCTGTGACGAATGCGAAGCTCAAAGTAACGTTCTTCTGGCCGTTTTATGGAAATTACTGGATCATTGGCCTCGATCCGGAGTATCGATGGGCCATCGTCGGCGAACCTACTCGCAAATACATGTGGATACTGTCACGCACGCCACACGTTGCTGATGCAGACCGCACCCACATCCTGAACCTTGTGCAGCAGGCCGGGTACGACCCCGGCCAACTGATCTATCCGCAACAGACAGGCACGCGTTAG
- a CDS encoding sulfite reductase flavoprotein subunit alpha, producing the protein MSTETQKYTRNSPYESKMLVNYVLTDRDSEKETRHIELALEEGMAYTPGDAVGIQPTNRDSEVEAVLKVLNFKGDEKVLDFFKKEDTLDNALRTKLHIGKLTRGSVNSYAKIAPESVPGLDFLKSLAGQDNKSRAEEYVWGREFLDLITEHPGGITDPQQLFTVLQRLTPRMYSIASSQAKHPDAVHTTVRVVRYHTHSKDRQGLCSGHLGERADEGSTMPIFLHANANFRLPEDTETPVIMVGPGTGVAPFRSFLQHRQAHGQKGNNWLFFGEQRSASDFLYKQEFEGMLKDGTLTRLDTAFSRDQTKKIYVQDRMRENHKELWAWLERGAYFYVCGDASRMAKDVEQTLLDTIADGKDCSPEHAQEYLNDLKKQKRYQLDVY; encoded by the coding sequence ATGAGCACTGAGACGCAGAAATACACACGCAATAGCCCTTACGAATCGAAGATGCTGGTCAACTATGTGTTGACCGACCGGGACTCAGAGAAGGAGACCCGCCACATCGAACTGGCGTTAGAAGAGGGCATGGCCTACACGCCCGGCGACGCAGTCGGCATCCAGCCCACCAACCGCGACAGCGAAGTGGAAGCAGTTCTAAAGGTACTCAATTTCAAGGGCGACGAGAAGGTCCTCGACTTCTTCAAGAAAGAAGACACGCTGGACAATGCGCTGCGTACCAAGTTGCACATCGGCAAGCTGACGCGCGGTAGCGTGAACAGCTACGCCAAGATTGCTCCGGAATCCGTTCCGGGCCTGGACTTCCTGAAGTCGCTCGCCGGACAGGACAACAAGTCCCGCGCAGAAGAGTACGTCTGGGGTCGCGAGTTCCTCGATCTGATCACGGAGCATCCCGGCGGAATCACCGATCCGCAGCAGCTTTTCACCGTGCTGCAGCGCCTGACGCCCCGCATGTATTCCATCGCTTCTTCGCAGGCGAAGCATCCGGATGCGGTGCACACTACAGTGCGCGTGGTGCGTTATCACACGCATAGCAAGGATCGTCAGGGCTTGTGCTCCGGTCACCTCGGTGAGCGCGCCGATGAGGGCAGCACCATGCCCATCTTCCTGCATGCCAATGCAAACTTCCGTCTGCCGGAAGACACGGAAACCCCCGTCATCATGGTGGGACCCGGCACAGGTGTGGCTCCGTTCCGTTCGTTCCTGCAGCATCGCCAGGCGCACGGCCAGAAGGGCAACAACTGGCTCTTCTTCGGCGAGCAGCGTTCGGCCTCGGACTTCCTCTATAAGCAGGAGTTTGAAGGCATGCTGAAGGATGGCACGCTTACACGTCTGGATACTGCCTTCTCGCGCGATCAGACCAAGAAAATCTACGTGCAGGACCGCATGCGCGAGAACCACAAAGAACTGTGGGCATGGCTGGAGCGCGGTGCGTACTTCTACGTTTGCGGCGATGCGTCGCGCATGGCAAAGGACGTGGAACAGACCCTGCTCGACACCATTGCTGACGGCAAGGACTGCAGTCCGGAACACGCGCAGGAGTACCTGAACGACCTCAAGAAACAGAAGCGTTATCAGCTCGACGTGTACTAA
- a CDS encoding VOC family protein, which translates to MSQTRSVFGMPVPELPVMDVPRAQRYYRDVLGFEIGWLYPGEEIGAVSRDNVTIFFRKRQPPFEAAIHWIHALDIEASYRELTNLGANIVDPLEEKPWGLRQFTVQDLDGNFFHFHQG; encoded by the coding sequence ATGAGCCAGACACGAAGCGTTTTCGGAATGCCTGTGCCGGAGCTTCCCGTGATGGATGTGCCCCGCGCGCAGCGGTATTACCGGGATGTGCTTGGCTTTGAGATCGGGTGGCTCTATCCGGGCGAAGAGATTGGTGCGGTGTCACGCGATAACGTAACCATCTTCTTTCGCAAGAGACAGCCGCCGTTTGAGGCCGCGATTCATTGGATCCACGCTCTAGACATTGAAGCGTCCTATCGTGAACTGACGAACCTGGGTGCGAACATCGTCGATCCCCTCGAAGAGAAGCCCTGGGGCTTGCGGCAATTCACGGTGCAGGATCTGGATGGCAACTTCTTTCACTTTCACCAGGGGTAA